The Opitutales bacterium ASA1 genome window below encodes:
- a CDS encoding bifunctional metallophosphatase/5'-nucleotidase produces the protein MIAHRRSPRLSSTLSILLGFRAVSVAGAFFVAAAVQGLASTESVAPERAVVTILATADLHGHVFPHDYFTQRPAAYGLAKVATLVRQIRRAAPEALLVDCGDTIQGSPLAYYHARHDNTPVDPMMLAMNALGYVSLTIGNHEFNYGLDVLHKARNEAAFPWLSANTVRAGTSEPAFAPFVVREVDGVRVGILGITTPGIPGWENPDHITGLEFADPVDSAARWVAHLRETEHADVVVAALHMGMEENLRTGRREESPTPRENAALEIARTVSGIDLVLMAHTHREVSALVVGDALLAQPGRWGDHLVRADLHLERPDAASRWRVIARSSRTIPVRADTSPDPEILALVQPYEDATQAWLGRAIGTSAAELRATDSRLRDTAILDLVQRVQLDAGSADVSMAASFNTSARIPAGDVTVRDIASLYVYDNTLVVVALTGAQLKEALEHSARYFRPFQPGLSAAELVDTSIPGYNFDVAEGVDYAIDLRRPPGDRIVDLRFQGEPLAPDRVLRVATNNYRHNGGGGYTMYRDAPILHKSSAEIRDLIIEWVDRNRTIPAEPTKNWRIVTGDTE, from the coding sequence AGTCCGTCGCGCCCGAGCGCGCCGTAGTCACCATCCTCGCCACCGCGGATCTGCACGGGCACGTCTTCCCGCACGACTACTTCACGCAACGTCCGGCGGCGTACGGCCTCGCCAAGGTCGCGACCCTCGTGCGGCAGATCCGGCGCGCCGCTCCGGAGGCGCTTCTCGTCGATTGCGGCGACACCATCCAGGGTTCGCCCCTCGCCTACTACCACGCGCGCCACGACAACACGCCGGTCGATCCCATGATGCTGGCGATGAACGCCCTCGGTTACGTGTCGCTCACGATCGGCAACCACGAGTTCAACTACGGTCTCGATGTCCTGCACAAGGCCCGCAACGAGGCCGCGTTTCCCTGGCTGTCCGCCAACACCGTGCGTGCCGGCACCAGCGAGCCGGCTTTCGCGCCCTTCGTCGTACGCGAGGTCGACGGCGTGCGCGTCGGTATCCTCGGCATCACCACGCCGGGCATCCCCGGTTGGGAGAATCCCGACCACATCACGGGCCTCGAGTTCGCCGATCCGGTCGACAGCGCGGCGCGCTGGGTGGCGCACCTGCGCGAGACCGAACACGCCGACGTAGTGGTCGCGGCACTACACATGGGCATGGAGGAAAACCTTCGCACCGGCCGCCGCGAGGAGAGCCCCACCCCGCGCGAAAACGCCGCGCTCGAGATCGCACGCACGGTGTCCGGAATCGACCTCGTGCTGATGGCGCACACGCACCGCGAGGTGTCCGCGCTCGTCGTGGGCGACGCCCTGCTCGCGCAGCCCGGACGGTGGGGCGACCACCTCGTGCGCGCGGACCTTCACCTCGAACGCCCCGACGCGGCGTCGCGCTGGCGCGTGATCGCTCGCTCCTCGCGCACGATCCCCGTGCGGGCCGACACGTCGCCCGATCCCGAGATCCTCGCCCTCGTGCAACCTTACGAGGACGCCACGCAGGCTTGGCTCGGCCGGGCCATCGGCACATCCGCCGCCGAACTGCGCGCGACCGATTCCCGCCTGCGCGACACGGCCATCCTCGACCTCGTCCAACGCGTCCAACTCGACGCCGGCTCGGCCGACGTCTCCATGGCCGCCAGCTTCAACACCTCCGCGCGCATCCCGGCCGGCGACGTGACGGTGCGCGACATCGCCAGCCTCTACGTTTACGACAACACGCTCGTGGTCGTCGCGCTCACCGGTGCGCAGCTGAAGGAAGCGTTGGAGCACTCCGCGCGCTACTTCCGGCCGTTTCAGCCCGGCCTCTCTGCCGCCGAGCTCGTGGACACCTCGATCCCGGGCTACAACTTCGACGTCGCCGAGGGCGTCGACTACGCCATCGACCTGCGCCGCCCACCCGGCGACCGCATCGTCGACCTGCGTTTCCAAGGCGAACCCCTCGCGCCCGATCGCGTGTTGCGCGTGGCGACCAACAACTACCGACACAACGGAGGCGGCGGCTACACGATGTACCGTGACGCCCCGATTCTGCACAAATCCAGCGCCGAGATCCGCGACCTCATCATCGAGTGGGTCGACCGCAATCGCACCATCCCCGCCGAGCCGACGAAGAACTGGCGCATCGTCACGGGCGATACAGAGTGA
- the thrH gene encoding bifunctional phosphoserine phosphatase/homoserine phosphotransferase ThrH: MQVHSRPVKQSIVTLDMEGVLTPEIWIAVAERTGIEALRRTTRDEPDYDTLMRYRLEILDTHGITLSKIQEVIGTLAPLAGAVDFITALRRRVQLIILSDTFEQFAEPLVRQMGWPTLFCHRLEVNDDRITGYRLRMADQKRCSVAALKSIGYRVIAAGDSFNDTTMLAEADHGFLFHAPESIEKQFPQFPALHDYDALLAAILEKVD; this comes from the coding sequence GTGCAGGTTCATTCCCGCCCCGTGAAGCAAAGCATCGTGACGTTGGACATGGAGGGCGTGTTGACGCCGGAGATCTGGATCGCCGTGGCGGAACGCACCGGCATCGAAGCGCTCCGGCGCACCACGCGCGACGAGCCCGACTACGACACGCTCATGCGCTACCGTCTCGAGATCTTGGATACACACGGGATCACCCTCTCGAAGATCCAGGAAGTGATCGGCACGCTCGCGCCGCTCGCGGGCGCGGTCGACTTCATCACCGCCCTGCGCCGACGCGTGCAGTTGATCATCCTCTCCGACACCTTCGAGCAGTTCGCCGAACCGCTCGTCCGGCAGATGGGCTGGCCCACGCTCTTCTGTCATCGCCTCGAAGTGAACGACGACCGGATCACCGGATACCGTCTCCGCATGGCCGACCAGAAACGCTGCTCGGTCGCCGCGCTGAAGTCGATCGGCTACCGCGTCATCGCCGCAGGCGATTCGTTCAACGACACCACCATGCTCGCCGAGGCCGACCACGGCTTCCTGTTTCACGCACCCGAGTCGATCGAGAAACAGTTTCCCCAGTTCCCGGCCCTGCACGACTACGACGCCCTGCTCGCGGCGATTCTCGAGAAGGTCGATTGA
- a CDS encoding Gfo/Idh/MocA family oxidoreductase encodes MTRSDSPLSALDRRKFLKAAAGLGLGTAVLGKASGLRAQSVATPGNSAADAVGVAILGLGIKGRGHLGDLLTMPGVRVTGLCDPDESRIARALGIVREAGVDYTPATATDARRLLERSDVDAVILTSPDNWHAVHGVWACEAGKDVYVEKPVSNDVWTGRRLVEAAKRHGRVVQAGTQARSDTGVQAAVEYVRSGQLGKVLWSHALWYRERKPIGRRDPWYPEGLDYDLFCGPAPMVPLVRDEVHYDWHWFWAQGHGEMTNLGAHCVDMARWFGGITGPVRRVMSVGGRYALDDSGETPNTQIGVFDHGEDGPSFIMECRGLTAQPGATHVDNLRGIRSGVVVQCEGGYFAGHYGGAVYDNAGKRIKPFPGDGGKQHLPNFFEAVRARRPDMLAAPIELGHASCAPCLMAGISYRVGGYASPEQARAALSGFAFAEEAFDGMVGHLGKHAVDLVREPLRLGPWLEIDRSGDGIAAVTGGSLADRTLERARFLLRDPQRPPHRVSEA; translated from the coding sequence ATGACTCGCTCCGATTCTCCGCTCTCAGCCCTCGATCGCAGGAAGTTTCTCAAGGCCGCCGCCGGCTTGGGACTCGGAACCGCCGTGCTCGGCAAGGCGTCCGGTCTTCGTGCGCAGTCCGTCGCCACACCGGGAAACAGCGCCGCCGACGCCGTGGGTGTCGCCATTCTCGGGCTGGGCATCAAGGGGCGCGGACACCTCGGCGACTTGTTGACGATGCCCGGGGTGCGGGTGACCGGCCTCTGCGATCCGGACGAGAGCCGGATCGCGCGAGCCCTCGGGATCGTGCGGGAAGCGGGCGTGGATTACACCCCGGCCACCGCGACTGATGCGCGCCGTCTCTTGGAACGGAGCGATGTCGACGCCGTCATCCTCACGAGTCCCGACAACTGGCATGCCGTCCACGGCGTTTGGGCGTGCGAGGCGGGCAAAGACGTCTACGTCGAAAAGCCGGTCTCCAACGACGTCTGGACCGGTCGCCGCCTCGTCGAGGCCGCGAAGAGGCACGGGCGCGTCGTGCAAGCGGGCACGCAGGCGCGGTCGGACACGGGCGTCCAAGCCGCGGTCGAGTACGTGCGCTCGGGGCAACTGGGAAAGGTCCTTTGGTCTCACGCGCTTTGGTACCGCGAGCGCAAGCCGATCGGACGACGCGATCCGTGGTATCCCGAAGGGCTCGACTACGATCTCTTCTGCGGACCCGCGCCCATGGTGCCGCTCGTGCGTGACGAGGTGCACTACGACTGGCATTGGTTCTGGGCGCAGGGCCACGGCGAGATGACCAATCTCGGCGCACACTGCGTGGACATGGCGCGTTGGTTCGGGGGCATCACCGGGCCGGTGCGGCGCGTGATGAGTGTCGGTGGGCGTTACGCGCTCGACGATTCCGGCGAGACGCCGAACACGCAGATCGGTGTTTTCGATCACGGAGAAGACGGGCCGTCGTTCATCATGGAGTGCCGCGGGTTGACGGCGCAGCCCGGCGCCACGCACGTCGACAACCTCCGCGGTATCCGCAGCGGCGTGGTCGTGCAGTGCGAGGGTGGCTACTTCGCCGGACACTACGGCGGCGCGGTCTACGACAACGCCGGCAAACGCATCAAGCCCTTCCCCGGCGACGGCGGCAAACAACACTTGCCGAACTTCTTCGAGGCCGTTCGCGCGCGTCGTCCCGACATGCTCGCCGCGCCGATCGAGCTGGGGCACGCCAGTTGTGCGCCGTGTCTCATGGCGGGCATCTCGTATCGGGTGGGTGGATACGCGTCGCCCGAGCAGGCGCGTGCGGCGCTATCCGGCTTCGCGTTCGCCGAAGAGGCGTTCGACGGCATGGTGGGGCACCTCGGCAAGCACGCCGTCGACCTCGTCCGCGAGCCTCTGCGCCTCGGGCCGTGGCTGGAGATCGACCGTTCGGGCGACGGCATCGCCGCCGTGACGGGCGGTTCGCTCGCCGATCGCACGTTGGAACGGGCTCGTTTCCTTTTGCGCGATCCCCAGCGGCCGCCGCATCGGGTGAGCGAGGCGTAG
- a CDS encoding dienelactone hydrolase family protein, translated as MPWDDSLPPGTSEHVERALALSSRHGEWVHIPLADGTPLESWVVYPERPDRAPVVLVIHDIRGLSDWARAVADQLAQDGFIAIAPDFLSGKGPDGGGTAALGNGVGQAIRALAREDVVARLDAAMNYGRELPAANGKTGVLGFCWGGTQSFEYAISQPELGASVVFYGSVPGATATSVPEDRLANVKAPIVGLFAGNDARINTTLPPTIAAMMKLNKTFEYHTFEASGHGFTSRQAGMDGANLSATRHAWPLALTFLRRHLEK; from the coding sequence GTGCCTTGGGACGATTCGCTTCCGCCGGGCACGTCGGAGCACGTGGAGCGCGCATTGGCGTTGTCGTCGAGGCACGGCGAGTGGGTGCACATCCCGCTGGCCGACGGCACGCCGCTGGAGTCTTGGGTGGTGTATCCGGAACGTCCCGACAGAGCACCGGTCGTGCTGGTGATTCACGACATCCGCGGTCTGAGCGATTGGGCGCGTGCGGTGGCAGACCAGCTTGCGCAGGATGGTTTCATCGCGATCGCGCCGGATTTTCTCTCCGGCAAGGGACCAGACGGCGGAGGCACGGCGGCGCTCGGAAACGGGGTGGGGCAGGCCATCCGCGCGCTCGCACGTGAAGACGTGGTGGCGCGCCTCGATGCCGCGATGAATTACGGCCGCGAGCTACCCGCGGCCAACGGCAAGACCGGCGTGCTCGGCTTCTGCTGGGGCGGCACGCAGAGCTTCGAATACGCGATCTCGCAGCCGGAGCTCGGTGCTTCGGTGGTGTTCTACGGCAGCGTGCCGGGGGCGACTGCGACGAGCGTGCCCGAGGATCGACTCGCGAACGTGAAGGCACCGATCGTCGGACTCTTCGCGGGCAACGACGCGCGGATCAACACCACGCTGCCGCCTACGATCGCGGCGATGATGAAGCTGAACAAGACGTTCGAGTACCACACGTTCGAGGCCTCGGGCCACGGGTTCACCAGCCGGCAGGCGGGCATGGACGGCGCGAACCTCAGTGCGACACGTCACGCGTGGCCGCTCGCGCTCACGTTTCTGCGCCGACACTTGGAGAAGTGA